A portion of the Drosophila sechellia strain sech25 chromosome 2R, ASM438219v1, whole genome shotgun sequence genome contains these proteins:
- the LOC6615673 gene encoding 60S ribosomal protein L22 encodes MKSQTQKKNAPKANSKAGPQPSKKAPAKVAPVETATPSAAPPLSSKKVAKAPAVALKNLDLAMKESAKKAAEAADQKLGSQAKKAPNASRKNLKQASEPVAPEVVYKKRSAPPTRVDAGKPEGVPAKKAALVQEKPKEQAPAAPKAEKTEVPASKAKSVAKKVATPATTKPKPKRAKNVLRGKRLGKKKAWKRFVIDCAIVAEDMILDLADFEQYLKTHIKIKNKLNQLKDQVTFERSKNFSLIIHSGVHFSKRYFKYLTKRYLKKVSLRDWLRVVSTAKDTFSMAYFKIQGKDDDDDDDDVADDVVRKTFA; translated from the coding sequence ATGAAGTCGCAGACCCAGAAAAAGAATGCTCCCAAGGCCAATTCTAAGGCGGGCCCACAGCCGTCGAAGAAAGCCCCAGCTAAGGTGGCCCCTGTAGAAACCGCCACCCCATCTGCGGCTCCGCCTTTGTCCTCTAAAAAGGTGGCCAAAGCTCCGGCCGTGGCTCTGAAGAATCTCGATTTGGCCATGAAGGAATCGGCCAAGAAGGCCGCCGAAGCTGCTGACCAGAAGTTGGGATCGCAGGCGAAGAAAGCCCCGAATGCTTCTCGCAAGAACTTGAAGCAAGCGTCGGAACCCGTTGCCCCTGAGGTGGTCTATAAAAAGAGATCGGCGCCCCCTACACGTGTCGATGCGGGAAAACCCGAGGGTGTTCCCGCCAAAAAGGCGGCCCTGGTGCAGGAAAAGCCCAAAGAACAAGCTCCCGCAGCACCAAAAGCCGAAAAAACCGAGGTTCCAGCATCCAAAGCTAAAAGTGTCGCAAAGAAGGTCGCTACCCCGGCAACCACGAAGCCCAAGCCGAAACGCGCGAAGAATGTTCTGCGTGGAAAAAGGCTGGGCAAAAAGAAGGCTTGGAAACGCTTTGTGATCGACTGCGCAATCGTGGCCGAGGATATGATTCTCGACCTCGCTGACTTCGAGCAGTATTTGAAGACCCACATCAAGATAAAGAACAAGCTCAACCAGCTGAAGGACCAGGTCACTTTCGAGCGCTCCAAGAACTTCTCGCTGATCATCCACTCCGGTGTGCACTTCTCCAAGCGCTACTTCAAGTATCTGACCAAGCGGTATTTGAAGAAGGTCAGCCTGCGCGATTGGTTGCGAGTCGTGTCCACGGCCAAGGACACCTTCTCCATGGCCTACTTCAAGATCCAGGGCaaggatgatgatgacgacgacgacgacgttGCCGACGACGTTGTGCGAAAAACCTTCGCCTAA